From the genome of Silurus meridionalis isolate SWU-2019-XX chromosome 20, ASM1480568v1, whole genome shotgun sequence, one region includes:
- the LOC124403371 gene encoding tripartite motif-containing protein 16-like isoform X2: MVATLASVVQSQISEPKMKSQQRILDRKRELGDLQKAVESHKQSAKAALTECEKTFTEIICFIKKKQSEVQDLIQTQEKIAVSQAEHLLKQMEEEIADLQRQDEELQQLSLTEDHIHFLQRYVLLTATHGSSDLPSITVSSVLSFDEVAKAITELKKNVEDFCKSGMEKIENRVKQIQILTPMTREEVLQYYCELTMDPNTAYRRLDLSEGNRAVSNQDRDLPYKDHPERFDWPQVLCEQPVCGRFYWEVEWSGGNGVNIAVSYKSIRRKGGHNECWFGCSEQSWRLYCSPFRYAFRHHGKETYIPKTNNSTRIGVYVDYNAGALSFYSIAGKMILLYKVKCEFTEPLYPGFTVWPGSRLTLCSPTNVK; the protein is encoded by the exons AGCCAGATAAGTGAGCCAAAGATGAAATCACAGCAGAGGATCCTGGACAGAAAAAGGGAGCTGGGAGACCTGCAGAAAGCTGTTGAATCTCATAAG CAATCTGCAAAGGCAGCACTGACCGAGTGTGAGAAGACCTTCACTGaaattatttgctttattaaaaaaaaacagtctgagGTTCAAGACCTTATTCAAACTCAGGAGAAGATTGCAGTTAGTCAAGCTGAACACCTCCTGAAGCAGATGGAAGAGGAAATTGCTGACCTTCAGAGGCAAGATGAAGAGCTGCAGCAACTTTCCCTAACAGAGGATCACATTCACTTTCTGCAG CGTTACGTATTGCTTACTGCCACTCATGGATCATCAGATTTACCATCCATCACTGTTAGCTCTGTCCTGTCCTTTGATGAAGTAGCAAAAGCCATaactgaactgaaaaaaaatgtggaagatTTTTGTAAATCAGGAATGGAAAAGATTGAAAACAGAG TCAAGCAAATTCAAATCCTTACACCCATGACTAGAGAGGAGGTGCTGCAGT ATTATTGTGAGCTAACCATGGATCCCAACACTGCATACAGACGCCTTGACCTGTCTGAGGGAAACCGAGCTGTGTCCAACCAGGACCGCGACCTACCTTACAAAGATCATCCAGAGAGGTTTGACTGGCCCCAAGTGTTGTGTGAGCAGCCAGTGTGTGGACGCTTTTactgggaggtggagtggagcGGTGGAAATGGTGTTAACATTGCTGTCTCATATAAAAGCATTCGCCGGAAGGGTGGCCACAATGAGTGCTGGTTTGGCTGCAGTGAACAATCATGGAGGCTGTACTGTTCACCATTTAGATATGCCTTTAGGCATCATGGTAAGGAGACATACATCCCCAAAACAAACAACTCCACCAGGATTGGCGTGTATGTTGATTACAATGCTGGTGCATTGTCCTTCTACAGCATAGCTGGAAAAATGATTTTGCTTTACAAAGTAAAGTGTGAGTTCACAGAGCCTCTCTATCCAGGATTTACTGTGTGGCCAGGATCCAGGCTGACACTATGTTCTCCTACAAATGTCAAATAG
- the LOC124403371 gene encoding tripartite motif-containing protein 16-like isoform X3: MKSQQRILDRKRELGDLQKAVESHKQSAKAALTECEKTFTEIICFIKKKQSEVQDLIQTQEKIAVSQAEHLLKQMEEEIADLQRQDEELQQLSLTEDHIHFLQRYVLLTATHGSSDLPSITVSSVLSFDEVAKAITELKKNVEDFCKSGMEKIENRVKQIQILTPMTREEVLQYYCELTMDPNTAYRRLDLSEGNRAVSNQDRDLPYKDHPERFDWPQVLCEQPVCGRFYWEVEWSGGNGVNIAVSYKSIRRKGGHNECWFGCSEQSWRLYCSPFRYAFRHHGKETYIPKTNNSTRIGVYVDYNAGALSFYSIAGKMILLYKVKCEFTEPLYPGFTVWPGSRLTLCSPTNVK, from the exons ATGAAATCACAGCAGAGGATCCTGGACAGAAAAAGGGAGCTGGGAGACCTGCAGAAAGCTGTTGAATCTCATAAG CAATCTGCAAAGGCAGCACTGACCGAGTGTGAGAAGACCTTCACTGaaattatttgctttattaaaaaaaaacagtctgagGTTCAAGACCTTATTCAAACTCAGGAGAAGATTGCAGTTAGTCAAGCTGAACACCTCCTGAAGCAGATGGAAGAGGAAATTGCTGACCTTCAGAGGCAAGATGAAGAGCTGCAGCAACTTTCCCTAACAGAGGATCACATTCACTTTCTGCAG CGTTACGTATTGCTTACTGCCACTCATGGATCATCAGATTTACCATCCATCACTGTTAGCTCTGTCCTGTCCTTTGATGAAGTAGCAAAAGCCATaactgaactgaaaaaaaatgtggaagatTTTTGTAAATCAGGAATGGAAAAGATTGAAAACAGAG TCAAGCAAATTCAAATCCTTACACCCATGACTAGAGAGGAGGTGCTGCAGT ATTATTGTGAGCTAACCATGGATCCCAACACTGCATACAGACGCCTTGACCTGTCTGAGGGAAACCGAGCTGTGTCCAACCAGGACCGCGACCTACCTTACAAAGATCATCCAGAGAGGTTTGACTGGCCCCAAGTGTTGTGTGAGCAGCCAGTGTGTGGACGCTTTTactgggaggtggagtggagcGGTGGAAATGGTGTTAACATTGCTGTCTCATATAAAAGCATTCGCCGGAAGGGTGGCCACAATGAGTGCTGGTTTGGCTGCAGTGAACAATCATGGAGGCTGTACTGTTCACCATTTAGATATGCCTTTAGGCATCATGGTAAGGAGACATACATCCCCAAAACAAACAACTCCACCAGGATTGGCGTGTATGTTGATTACAATGCTGGTGCATTGTCCTTCTACAGCATAGCTGGAAAAATGATTTTGCTTTACAAAGTAAAGTGTGAGTTCACAGAGCCTCTCTATCCAGGATTTACTGTGTGGCCAGGATCCAGGCTGACACTATGTTCTCCTACAAATGTCAAATAG
- the LOC124403371 gene encoding tripartite motif-containing protein 16-like isoform X1, giving the protein MSGFLDMVAKNKNLAMFGYVECGPCTGKKQKAIKSCLECLDSYCPVHFKIHEELHSGQHHKLTNATGFLQDKICSRHGKLLEVFCCLDQQCVCLMCTMDDHIGHRIVSALAERTEKQSQISEPKMKSQQRILDRKRELGDLQKAVESHKQSAKAALTECEKTFTEIICFIKKKQSEVQDLIQTQEKIAVSQAEHLLKQMEEEIADLQRQDEELQQLSLTEDHIHFLQRYVLLTATHGSSDLPSITVSSVLSFDEVAKAITELKKNVEDFCKSGMEKIENRVKQIQILTPMTREEVLQYYCELTMDPNTAYRRLDLSEGNRAVSNQDRDLPYKDHPERFDWPQVLCEQPVCGRFYWEVEWSGGNGVNIAVSYKSIRRKGGHNECWFGCSEQSWRLYCSPFRYAFRHHGKETYIPKTNNSTRIGVYVDYNAGALSFYSIAGKMILLYKVKCEFTEPLYPGFTVWPGSRLTLCSPTNVK; this is encoded by the exons atgtcagGATTCTTGGACATGGTGGCCAAAAATAAGAATTTAGCTATGTTTGGCTATGTAGAGTGTGGTCCTTgcactggaaaaaaacaaaaggccaTTAAATCTTGTCTAGAGTGCTTGGACTCCTACTGTCCAGTTCACTTCAAGATCCATGAGGAACTGCACTCAGGACAGCATCACAAATTAACAAATGCCACAGGGTTTCTCCAAGACAAGATCTGCTCTAGACATGGCAAGCTGCTAGAGGTCTTTTGTTGCTTGGATCAGCAATGTGTCTGTCTCATGTGTACAATGGATGATCATATAGGACATAGAATTGTGTCTGCTTTAGCAGAGAGAACAGAGAAACAG AGCCAGATAAGTGAGCCAAAGATGAAATCACAGCAGAGGATCCTGGACAGAAAAAGGGAGCTGGGAGACCTGCAGAAAGCTGTTGAATCTCATAAG CAATCTGCAAAGGCAGCACTGACCGAGTGTGAGAAGACCTTCACTGaaattatttgctttattaaaaaaaaacagtctgagGTTCAAGACCTTATTCAAACTCAGGAGAAGATTGCAGTTAGTCAAGCTGAACACCTCCTGAAGCAGATGGAAGAGGAAATTGCTGACCTTCAGAGGCAAGATGAAGAGCTGCAGCAACTTTCCCTAACAGAGGATCACATTCACTTTCTGCAG CGTTACGTATTGCTTACTGCCACTCATGGATCATCAGATTTACCATCCATCACTGTTAGCTCTGTCCTGTCCTTTGATGAAGTAGCAAAAGCCATaactgaactgaaaaaaaatgtggaagatTTTTGTAAATCAGGAATGGAAAAGATTGAAAACAGAG TCAAGCAAATTCAAATCCTTACACCCATGACTAGAGAGGAGGTGCTGCAGT ATTATTGTGAGCTAACCATGGATCCCAACACTGCATACAGACGCCTTGACCTGTCTGAGGGAAACCGAGCTGTGTCCAACCAGGACCGCGACCTACCTTACAAAGATCATCCAGAGAGGTTTGACTGGCCCCAAGTGTTGTGTGAGCAGCCAGTGTGTGGACGCTTTTactgggaggtggagtggagcGGTGGAAATGGTGTTAACATTGCTGTCTCATATAAAAGCATTCGCCGGAAGGGTGGCCACAATGAGTGCTGGTTTGGCTGCAGTGAACAATCATGGAGGCTGTACTGTTCACCATTTAGATATGCCTTTAGGCATCATGGTAAGGAGACATACATCCCCAAAACAAACAACTCCACCAGGATTGGCGTGTATGTTGATTACAATGCTGGTGCATTGTCCTTCTACAGCATAGCTGGAAAAATGATTTTGCTTTACAAAGTAAAGTGTGAGTTCACAGAGCCTCTCTATCCAGGATTTACTGTGTGGCCAGGATCCAGGCTGACACTATGTTCTCCTACAAATGTCAAATAG